CGGTAATGGCAGTTATAACGAGCTGAAAAAGGAGGACTTAATGTGAAAATCGGCATGATTCTCTTATTTGTCGTGTTAGCGGTAGCCCATTTAACGACGAGAGAGTACCCGTTTGGCGGCCCTGTTCAAACAGGTTTGGATATTCTATTAGTCATCTTTGGAGCCGTGGTAGTAGGATCATTACTGAATACAATCATTTCAAAAAAGCAGCGGGAAGCAAAACCTCCACGAGAGCAAGAGCATACCCACCAATAAGCGTGATAGCCGTTGTTTTTGTGGACGAGCTCTTACAGACTGATACGCACATGGAGGTGGCTTACAAAAATGTGAACCCCCACCTGAAACCAATAAAACGTTTAGGTCTAGGTTCAGGTGGTCACCTACTAAATGAAGGATACTTGTTTACGAAAAAGAATGACGCCCCCGCGAATGACAGTGGGGGCGCCTTTTTTAAGGATGAGATACAATCATCTCTGCGTTTCCTGAAAGATGGTACTCTCGAACGCCTGCTGGTATGACAAAATGAGTGCCTTTTGAAATGGTAAACGTGTTGTCGCCGATTGACAGCTGAGCAGTTCCTTCAATGACGCTCACTTGCAAATAATCATGTTCTGCTTGGCATTGTGCTTCACCGTTTAACTGCCAGTGGTAAACCGTAAAATAGTGTTCTTGCACAAGTCTTTTCTCTGTTAATCCGCCATTAATAGCCTCTGTCTGCACAACATCTGCATCTGTGTGTGGAGCAATTGTCACATCTTTCGCTCGTTCCAAATGCAGCTCCCTTCCTTGGCCAGATGCATCCTTTCGATCGTAATCGTACACACGATATGTAATATCGGAGCTTTGTTGTGTTTCGAGAATGACGATCCCTTTACCGATCGCATGGATCGTACCGCTTGGAACATAAACGAAATCGCCCGCTTTTACGTTAACGCGACGTAATAAGCGATTCCATTCCCCCTGATCAATCATGTCTGTTATTTGTTCTTTCGACTCAGCGTGATGGCCTAGCACAAGCTCAGCTCCTTCTTCAGCACTTAACACATACCAACACTCAGTTTTGCCATAAGGTACCCCTTCTACATCTCGTGCAAATGAATCATTAGGGTGAACTTGAACCGATAGATCATCTGCTGCATCTAATATTTTAACGAGGAGTGGGTAGGACTCATCATTATTAGCTTTTTTATTGAATAAGTCGCCATGATCTTTCCAGGCGTCAGCTAACGTTTTCCCGGCAAGAGGACCATTTTTAATAACACTCGGCCCATGGGGGTGAGCCGAAATGACCCAAGCTTCTCCCGTTTGAAGAGAAGGAATGTCATAATCAAATTCATCTTTTAACTTCGACCCTCCCCAAATCCGTTCTTGGAATACTGGCTGTAAAAAGAGTGGTTCAGTCGTATACA
The genomic region above belongs to Bacillus sp. A301a_S52 and contains:
- the manA gene encoding mannose-6-phosphate isomerase, class I, producing MYTTEPLFLQPVFQERIWGGSKLKDEFDYDIPSLQTGEAWVISAHPHGPSVIKNGPLAGKTLADAWKDHGDLFNKKANNDESYPLLVKILDAADDLSVQVHPNDSFARDVEGVPYGKTECWYVLSAEEGAELVLGHHAESKEQITDMIDQGEWNRLLRRVNVKAGDFVYVPSGTIHAIGKGIVILETQQSSDITYRVYDYDRKDASGQGRELHLERAKDVTIAPHTDADVVQTEAINGGLTEKRLVQEHYFTVYHWQLNGEAQCQAEHDYLQVSVIEGTAQLSIGDNTFTISKGTHFVIPAGVREYHLSGNAEMIVSHP